The genomic window GTGTTCTCCTTGTTCTTGTGTCTCCCATTCTTAGGTTGATGTTGCTAGGTCTGAAAACGTGTTAGCCTTAACCCTCTAAAATCAAACCCAATTTGCTAGTTCTGAGAGCAGAGAAAGAGTAATTTAGAGGCTTTCCCATTGAATTTTTCACCCCTCGGCGACAGCTACAGTAGCCACGACCACCGCAATCACGTGGCCTTGCTCGGCGGCAGTAGCAGCGGAGACATCATCATTCACTGGTGCAACACCACCGCTACCGCCATCGCCGACGCTAACGGAAGCTGCAACCTTTCACTAGGTTTGTGGCGATGCGGTTTCTTGGTTCGTGGGTTCCCGGAAGATCCATCTCCGTTTCTCTCTTTTCTGTGCAAAACCCAGCAAACACCACTATTGCATCCATCTACCCACCAATTCAAACAGATCAAAAAAcagaataaattcaaaattttcaacaagaaaaaatctcaaaccttttcttcatcttcctcCTGGTCATGTTCCTCTCTTCTTCTGCCACCTCTCTTATCAGTCTCTTTGGTAGGAGATCTGAAAGCTCTTTTCACAACAATCAACCATAACCTAGCCGCATTTACAGGAGCCCTGCTAAACCGAACTCCACAAAACAAGAAGCAGGAGTATAATTTCAATGATGTTTTGACCGAAAACATGTATTAGTATAAtccatttataattaaaataaatattttaaaaatgattaagaaGTTTATCATTTGtgtgaataataatattattgaaatttaaCATAATCATACATGTTTACAAAgtaattatctaaaaaaaattataatcaatgtaaaaattttaaaatgaaattaatttttaattcgaatgaagtataaattaaaaaattatttatatatttataatattaagttaacGAAAGAAAacacttattaataaataaataaaaagcaactccaaacatgttttttttttgtacttatttttaaaaaaaaatattaattcaactaaacatgttttttgtttttgagaacaaaaaccgTTTTCTAgaattcagtttttttttttttttttttttctgaaaacacaaaaaactatgattaaaaaccgtttttcataacagttttcaaaaacagcaaccaaacatgccctaagccattgtttggtaattgtttttttaaaacaagttctaaaaaataacttttgagaatagttttttaaaattattctctaatgttttgtaaaataaaaatctattttaaaatatttttgacttatttttaatattttaaatatattcaaaaataattttttttatacagtgccttatttttaactatattatatatttgtataactattttctaaaacagtcttcataaaacaaataaaaataacaaaaaacaactaaaagatgttatatgAAAACACCTGTTTCTTTGTTCTTAAGAGTATAATATAAGAAACAATTtctaattatcaaacatgttttcttgttttttttttttttcatggagaATATCAAACCCTAATATATTGTACTCACCGcgtatatattataaaataataaatggtatatttattattatttaaaaaattaggtaAATTTTAATGTtgattatcaaattaaataattaaaatattaagaacattgaaacaaagtttaattttataaaagaaatatagggaaaaaaaattaaagaaacttttgaaagaaaaactctctagaaattttcattaattttaataaaattttagcaaaaaacactttaaaatttttcaatgtaAGTGGTTGACAAAAGCTTGACAAATATTCCTTCTATGATTTGCTAGATGATGGGGACATTGTCCAATTTATGTGGAGGGGAAGTTGGTCATAACTtctaaaatttaactttttaccACATGCATTGAAATTTATCAATTCATACAAGAATCATCATAGTTTGATTGAGCACATATAACAAGATTTTGATTGATTTGCATcaagtattttaaattattttgatccACATAACTCTATGGTAACCACATTCGTAAGATAAAAATTCAGTCATTTTCGGACTACTAAActactcaaataataaaatgttattatgTCCATAACAAGAGAGTAAGTCACTTGTAGTCACTGTCAAGTTTAAATCTTATGTCCCAAACTATGTTTTACATCTTAAGattccatttttcttattatgCTTGCAGACAAATACTCGTTTATATTCAACAAGCTTTAAATCTTGATTTTGCTAGCGAGTTTAATATTTCTagatttcttataaaaaaaaaagagtttcaaGAATGGATCAACTTTAAacttatcaaaaagaaaaaggaaaaaggaagagataactttaaattatttaattaaactaattgtttttattaCAACTATAGAAATTATTctgaaat from Vitis vinifera cultivar Pinot Noir 40024 chromosome 9, ASM3070453v1 includes these protein-coding regions:
- the LOC104880313 gene encoding uncharacterized protein LOC104880313, giving the protein MFSVKTSLKLYSCFLFCGVRFSRAPVNAARLWLIVVKRAFRSPTKETDKRGGRRREEHDQEEDEEKMDAIVVFAGFCTEKRETEMDLPGTHEPRNRIATNLVKGCSFR